The following are from one region of the Paenibacillus bovis genome:
- a CDS encoding cyanophycinase, whose product MKGDLLIIGGKEDKTGAKEILQRFVEMAGGSKAVIGILTTATQYPQELGEEYTELFHSLGCDKTILFHLNTREGAEQDSLTDQLQECTGIFITGGDQVRLTSILGGTLFYEQLRHRWGHEGMPIGGTSAGAAVMSCHMIMAATETENEYIVEMGAGFCFVEDVIIDQHFSQRARFGRLMTAIAHNPQVMGIGIDENTAIEVTDDGGCFTVWGEHSVTVFDGKKLDFVDTTNHGDNQNITLSGVRLHSLAAGYTFDLRNRELITTFLEEEQQHE is encoded by the coding sequence GTGAAAGGTGATTTGTTGATTATAGGCGGTAAAGAGGACAAGACGGGTGCCAAAGAGATTCTTCAGCGATTTGTCGAAATGGCTGGTGGTTCAAAAGCAGTAATTGGTATTCTAACGACAGCGACTCAGTATCCTCAGGAACTTGGCGAAGAATATACAGAGCTTTTCCATTCGCTTGGTTGTGATAAAACTATACTATTTCATCTGAATACACGCGAAGGCGCAGAGCAGGACAGTCTGACCGATCAGCTTCAGGAGTGTACCGGTATATTTATAACAGGCGGCGATCAGGTACGACTCACCAGTATTCTGGGCGGAACACTTTTCTATGAGCAGCTGCGTCACCGATGGGGCCATGAAGGAATGCCGATTGGTGGCACCAGCGCAGGTGCGGCTGTTATGAGCTGCCATATGATTATGGCGGCGACCGAGACGGAGAATGAGTATATCGTAGAAATGGGCGCAGGCTTTTGTTTTGTGGAAGATGTTATTATTGACCAGCATTTTTCCCAGCGTGCACGATTTGGGCGGTTAATGACTGCAATTGCCCACAATCCTCAGGTAATGGGCATTGGTATTGATGAGAATACGGCTATTGAGGTAACTGACGACGGTGGTTGTTTTACGGTATGGGGAGAGCATTCTGTCACTGTATTCGATGGCAAAAAGCTCGATTTTGTCGATACTACCAATCATGGCGACAACCAGAATATTACTCTGTCCGGCGTTCGGCTGCATTCTCTGGCAGCCGGTTATACCTTTGACCTCAGAAATCGTGAACTGATTACTACCTTCCTGGAGGAGGAACAACAACATGAGTAA